The Ruminococcaceae bacterium BL-4 region TATTTTATTATAAACATTATACGAAGTTAACATTTTTGCTTCGCTACTGAGCTTAAATAGATTTTTATTCAATTGTTATGTGAAATTGACACTTACTAGCTCCAGACAATACGGTTCCAAGAATTTTTACCTGTATATTTTTATTCAGCATTAGATTATGACGAATATAAAGAATACTCTGGCATGAGCATTCACAGTGAGCTCAATGTATGAACGAATCCGGAATTAACCAAATAACAACTACCCTTTCAAGCTGCAATACACTCCATCTAAAATTAGTATTTCTCACTTTTTAGAAAAGGGGTAAACCACAAAACTGGAACAGAAGATTTCAATCCACGCACCCCGTGAGAGGTGCGACTTATCGCCGCAAAACATTGATCTTGGAGGAAAACATTTCAATCCACGCACCCCGTGAGAGGTGCGACTTATATCAAGATTTGATTGATTCCGGCACATATGAATTTCAATCCACGCACCCCGTGAGAGGTGCGACTTATCGCCGCAAAACATTGATCTTGGAGGAA contains the following coding sequences:
- a CDS encoding protein of unknown function (Evidence 5 : Unknown function); this translates as MRGATYRRKTLILEENISIHAPRERCDLYQDLIDSGTYEFQSTHPVRGATYRRKTLILEENISIHAPRERCDLLSSLML